CGCGGGATTTTCAGACCCTCGATGCTCGCGGTCGTCGCGGCTAGCTGCAGCGAACAGAAGAGCCGGCCACGCCTGTCGTACCCCTGACCTACAGTTGCGGCTGTGTTCGTCACCGGCAACAGGATCGTCTACAGCGCTTCGGATCTCGCGTCCGCCGCGCACTGCGAGTACGCGCTGCTGCGTGACTTCGACGCGCGGTTGGGTTGGGGACCCGCCGTCGCCGCGGAGGACGACCTGCTCGTGCGAGCGGCGGTGCTGGGCAACGAGCACGAACGCCGCATGTTCGGGCAGTTGCGCACCAACTACGGCGACGAAGTGGCCGTCATCGGCCGGCCCGCGTACACCGATGCCGGGTTGACTGCCGCCGCGGCGGCCACCATGCGGGCAGTCACCGACGGCGCCCCGGTGGTGTACCAGGCGGCGATGTACGACGGGCGCTTCGTCGGGTTCGCCGATTTCCTGATCCGTGACGGCGAGCGGTACCGGGTCACCGACACCAAGCTGGCCCGTTCCCCAAAGGTCAGCGCGCTGCTGCAGCTGGCGGCCTACGCCGACGCCCTGACGTCGGCCGGTGTCCCGGTGACCGAGCATGCCGAGCTGATTCTCGGTGACGGCACGGTGGTGCCTTACCCGGTCGACGACCTCATCCCGGTCTACCGGTCTCAGCGCGCCCATCTGCAGGAGTTGCTGGACGCCCATCACGCCGCCGGCCGGGCGGTGGACTGGGAAGACGAAGGCGTGCAGGCCTGCCTGAGGTGCACGCTGTGCGCTGAGCAGCTGCGAGACCGCGACGATCTGCTGCTGGTCGCCGGGATGCGGGTCAGCCAGCGCGAGAAGCTGATCGGCGCGGGCATTACCACCATCGGCGAGCTGGCCAACACGGGCGGTCCGGTGGCCGGGCTGTCCCCCAGCTCACTGAGCACGTTGTCCGCGCAAGCCAAAATTCAACTGCTGCAACGCAATACCGGTACTCCGCAGTTCGAGATGGTGAACCCGCAACCGCTGGCTTTATTGCCGGAGCCCGACCCGGGTGACTTGTTCTTCGATTTCGAAGGTGACCCGCTGTGGACTGCCGACGGAACGAACTGGGGCCTGGAATACCTCTTCGGCGTGTTGGAAGCGGGTCCGACGGGCGCTTTTCAGCCGCTCTGGGCGCACAACCGGGCTGACGAGCGTGAAGCTCTCAAACAGTTCCTGGCCATGGTGGCCAAGCGCCGCAAACGCCGCCCCAACATGCACATCTACCACTACGCGCCCTACGAGCGAACCGCGCTGCTGCGACTGGCCGGGCGCTACGGCGTCGGCGAGGACGAGGTGGACGATCTGCTGCGCAACGGTGTGCTGGTCGACCTGTATCCGTTGGTGCGCAAGAGCATTCGGGTGGGCGCGGAGTCGGTCAGCCTCAAGGCGCTGGAGCCGCTGTACATGGGTGCGCAGCTGCGGTCCGGGGACGTCACCACCGCCGCCGACTCGATCACCGGCTACGCCCGGTACTGCGAGTTGCTCTCGCAGGGTCACGCCGGCGAGGCCGCCACGGTGCTCAAGGAGATCGAGGACTACAACCACTACGACTGTGTGTCCACCCGCAACCTGCGCGATTGGTTGCTGATCCGGGCCTGGGAAGCCGGAGTCACCCCAGCCGGAACCCAACCGGTTACCAACCAGGACACCATCAAGGACCATGATGAGCTGGCGTCGAAGCTCGCGAAGTTCACCGGCGACGCCGCGGCCGACGACCGCACCCCGGAGCAGACGGCGGTGGCCCTGGTGGCGGCGGCGCGCGGCTACCACCAGCGCGAGGACAAGCCGTTCTGGTGGTCGCATTTCGACCGCCTGAACTATCCGATCGACGAATGGTCGGACAGCACAGACGTTTTCGTGATCGACAACACAACGGTCGCCGTCGATTGGAACACCCCGCCCCGGGCCCGCAAGCCGCAACGGCGCCTGAAGCTGACCGGTGAACTTGCGCGCGGCGAACTCCACTCGCAGGGTGCGTTCTGGACCCACCGGCCCCGCCCGGCATGACCGACGACCCGGATCGTCGTGCCGCGGCGCACGCCGAAGTCATCGAGGTCGACGATCCGACGCTGCCCACCACGGTCCTTCTGTTGGAGCGAACCGGCAGCGACGGCCACCCTTTCGACCAGGTGCCGTTCGCGCTCACCCCGGGCCCGCCGGTGCCGACGACGGCGCTGCGGGAATCGATCGAGTCCACGGCGCAGGCAGTGGCTTCGGGGTTGCCGGAGCTGCCTCGCACGGCGATCACCGACGTGCTGCTGCGGCGCCCACCGCGCACACCGGGCGCGCTGCCCCGCACCGGCGATACCGTCGCCGACATCACCGCCGCGACACTGAGCCTGGACTCGTCCTACCTGGCCGTGCATGGACCACCCGGCACCGGCAAGACGCACACCGGCGCCCAGGTGATCAACACACTGGTCACGGACCACTCGTGGCGCGTCGGCGTGGTCGCGCAGTCACACGCGGCGGTGGAGAATCTGCTGGACTGTGTGATCGACGCCGGCCTGGACCCGACCCGAATCGCCAAGAAGCGCCACGACGGCAGCCCCAAACGCTGGCAGCAGATCGACAACAGCGCCTACCCGGCGTTCATCGCCGACAATGCGGGCTGTGTGCTGGGCGGCACCGCCTGGGATTTCGCCAATGCGAACCGGGTGCCGCCGGGTAGCCTCGACCTGCTGGTGATCGACGAGGCTGGACAGTTCTGTCTGGCCAACACCATCGCCGTGGCGCCGGCGGCGGCCAACCTGCTCCTGCTCGGCGACCCCCAACAGCTGCCGCAGGTCAGTCAGGGCACCCACCCGGAACCGGTCGACGTGTCCGCACTGGACTGGCTCGTCGACGGCCAGCGCACCCTGCCCGACGAGCGCGGATACTTCCTCGACCTGTCCTACCGGATGCATCCGGAGGTGTGCGCGGCCGTCTCGAAGCTGTCGTACGAGGGCCGGCTGCACTCCCATTCCGAGCACACCACCGCACGCCGGCTGGCCGGATTCCGCCCCGGCGTCCAGGTGCTTCCCGTTGCGCACCAAGGCAATTCGATCGACAGCCCAGAGGAAGCGGCGGCGATCCGGGCCGCGATCCAGAAGTTGATCGGCAATGCATGGTCCGACGGACACGCCACCCGCCCGCTGGACCCCGCCGACGTGATGGTGCTCGCGCCCTACAACGCGCAAGTGACGCTGATCAGACATGAGCTGGCCGCCGTCGGGCTCGACCGGGTGCGGGTCGGTACCGTCGACAAATTCCAGGGCGGTCAGGCGCCGATCGTGTTCATCTCGATGACGGCGTCCTCGATCGAGGAAGTACCACGCGGAATCTCGTTCCTGCTCAACCGTAATCGGCTCAACGTGGCAATCAGCCGAGCGCAGTACGCGGCCGTGATCGTGCGCTCCGAACAGCTGACCCGCTACCTTCCCGCCACCCCGGCCGGCCTGCTCGAGCTGGGTGCGTTCCTGGCGTTGACGCACGCGGACTAGGCGTGTCCGGCCAGTGCCTAGCTAGGACGCCCCGGGGCCCCCGGGCCGGCGTGGTGGAGCCGTTTCGCCGCGCCGGAACGGCACCCGTTGCCGCACACCGACCTGCGGCCCGTGCGGGGCGCCGCCGCCGGGCACACCAGGCCGGGGGCCGGCGGCCGGCGCAGCACGCCACGGCTCGCCGGGCTGCCTTGGCTCGATATGCCCTGGCCCGACACGCCTTGGCTCGCCGGGATGCCTCGGCTCGCCGGAAAGCCTCGGCTCGACGGGACGCCGTGGCTCGACCACGGACCGGCGCGTCTCGATGGGCGGCGCGGGTCGCACTGCGGTAGGCCGGGGTTCGGGGTCGGGTTCACGGCACAGCACGTACTCGACATACGCGTCATCAGTCGAGTCCGGGGTCGAATTCTGGTTCGCCGGTGTCGTCACCCGCCCCAAAACCCCGCCGGTCGTCGCCCGCCCCCGACGCCAGCCCTGCGCCGCCCCGACCAGAAACAGCGACGCGACGACGCCGAACAACGCGATGAACGCCGGTAGCAGCATCGACTGCGACATCGCCGCCGCGAACGGCCCCCGCAGGAATTCCGGCAGCTGTAACCCCTCATCTCCTGTTGGATGTGCCGCACCGCCCGAGCCGGGCAGTTCCGCGCCGATCCGTGAGGTCATGAACGCAGCCATGCCGGCGCTGCCCAACACCGCGCCGAGCTGCCGGGTGGCGTTGTAGGCGCCCGAGCCGGCGCCGGCCTGCTCATGCGGCAGGTTTCGGGTGGCGGTCGCTGCCAACGGTGACCAGATGAACGCGTTCGCCACCCCCAGCACTATGAACGGAAGCACCAACCGCCAGATCGGTGTGGCCGGATTCAACTCGATCGAGATCCAGGTCAGCGAGATCGCCAGCGCCGAGAAGCCGAAACCCAGCAGCGGCACCGGGTGGGTCCGGTCGATGAACGTGCCGACGATGGGCGCCAGCACACCGCTGGCGATGGCCACCGGCGCGATCAGCAGCGCCGAACGGGTCGGCGACAACCCGCACACCAGCTGCGCATAGAAGGTCAGCGGCAGCATCATCGCGGTGGACGCGAACGAGATGATCGCCACGCCGATGTTGCTGAGGCTGAAGTCGCGGTCACCAAAGATGCTCAGCGGCACCAGCGGCGCGTGGCGATTGATGGACTGCCAGTAGACGAAGGCGGTCATGAACCCGACGCCGGCGACCAGCACCGCCCAGATCCACGGCGCCCAATGGGCGGATTGGCCTTCCTGCAGACCGAAGACCAGCAGAAACATGCCCGCCCCCGACAACGCGACGCCGATCAGGTCGAAGCGCTGGTCGCGGATCGGCAGCACCGGAACCAGCCAGACCGCCAGCGCCACCGCGATCACGCCGACCGGCACGTTGACGAAGAAGATCCACTGCCAGCCCAGACTGTCCACCAGTAAGCCGCCGACCAGCGGCCCGATCAGGCTGGCGACGCCGGCGGTGGCGCCCCACATGCTCATCGCGGCGCCGCGCCGGTGCGCGGGGAAGATCCGGGTGATCGTCGACAACGTCTGTGGGGTGAGGATCCCGGCGCCGACCCCCTGCACCATCCGGGCCGTGATAAGCATCGCCGCGGAGCCGGCCAGACCGCACCACACCGAGGCGACGGTGAAGATCACCAACCCGACCAGGTACAGATTTTTCGGGCCGAACCGGTCGCCCAGCCGCCCGGCGACCAGCAGCACCACCGCATAGCCCAGCAGGTAGGCGCTGGTCACCCACACGACGGTGCCGTACCCGATCTGCAGGGCCTTCATAATTGTCGGGTTCGCGACGGCGACGATGGTCGAGTCGACCATGATCATGAAAAAGCCGAGCATCATCGCCCACAGCGCCGCCCAGGGGTTCGCGGACAAGCTGCCCGCATGCTCCCGACCGGTCGCCGTGCTCATGTTGCGCACCTCGTTTCGAATCCAGCCCGCATTATTCCCTCCCGGTTGCCGCCGCGCTGCCCGCCGCCCCCGCCGCCCTTCCCGCCCGCCCGGGAACACCTCGAAGTGCCTGCCGCGTTCCCCAGTGGAACATGTGCAGGTTTGCTGCCCGAACCGCGTCCGGCCGCCCGGACGCTAGCCTGGGGAGAGGCCCTTCCCGAGAGAGGCACCATGAGCTTTCGACGAAACAAATCGGCCCCGGACCAGCGAGCTGCCGGCGAGGGAGATACCGGAGGCCGGCCCAAGGCGTCAACCCGCGCCCTGGCACAGGTGCTCGAACGCAGCTCGCACATCCAGGGCCCGGCTGCCGATGCGTACGTGTCGCGGTTGCGTCGCACCTATCCCGGCGCCGACCCCGCCGAGATCGTCGGCAAGCTGGAAAAGCGGTTCCTGTCGGTGGTGACGGCCAGCGGCGCTGCGGTCGGAGCGACCGCGACATTCCCCGGTATCGGCACGCTGGCCGCGCTGTCGGCGGCCGCCGGAGAGACCGCGGTCTTCCTTGAGGCCACCGCCCTGTTCGTGCTGGCAGTGGCTTCGGTGTACGGCATCCCGCTCGACCATCGGGAACGGCGCCGGGCGCTGGTGCTGGCGGTGTTGGTCGGCGAGAACAGTAAGTCGGCGGTGGCCGACCTGATCGGCGGCGGCCGCACCAAAGGCGCCTGGGTCTCCGAAAGCGTGGCCTCGCTGCCCCTGCCGGCCATCTCGAAGCTGAACACACGGATGTTCAAGTACTTCGTCAAGCGGTTCGCGCTCAAGCGCGGGGCACTGATGTTCGGCAAGCTGATGCCGGTGGGCATCGGGGCGATCATCGGCGCGATCGGCAACCGGATGATCGGCAAGAAGTTGGTCCGCAATGCGCAATCCGCTTTCGGCCCAGCTCCGGCACGGTGGCCGGTCACCTTGCACCTACTGCCGCCGGTGCGGGATGCCGGCTGACGGGCGCCCCGGTCTCGCTGGCTAATCACGGCCGAAGCGATAGCCTTTACTGGGTCGGTCGGGACCTTCAACCCGCCAGGGTGACGCAGGACTCACGCGAGAAAAAGAATCGAGGCGAACAGCGGCCGTGGCCAACATAAGTTCACCATTCGGGCAAAACGAGTGGCTGGTCGAGGAGATGTACCGCAAGTTCCGCGACGACCCCTCGTCGGTGGACCCCAGCTGGCACGAGTTCCTGGTCGACTACAACCCCGAGTCGACGCACGACGCCGCTGCCGAGACCAAGCCGGCCCCGGCGGCCAAGCCCGCCGCGACCAAACCCCGGTCCCCGCGGGAGCAAGCCGGTACCCCCGGCCAAGCCTGCCGTGGAACCGGCCAAGAGCACCGCGGCCGCGGGCAACGGCGCGCCGACCAAGACGGAAACCACGGCGGCCGAGCCGGCCAAGTCGAAGGCGACCGGCCCCCAGCCCGGGGAGGGTGAGGACGTCCAGGTGCTGCGCGGCGCCGCCGCGGCGGTCGTCAAGAACATGTCGGCGTCGCTGGACGTACCGACGGCGACCAGCGTCCGGGCCATCCCCGCCAAGCTGCTGATCGACAACCGGATCGTCATCAACAACCAGCTCAAGCGGACCCGCGGCGGCAAGATCTCGTTCACCCACCTGCTGGGCTATGCGCTGGTTCAGGCGATCAAGCAGTTCCCGAACATGAACCGGCACTACGCCGAAATCGACGGCAAGCCCAATGCCGTCACCCCGGCGCACACCAATCTGGGGCTGGCGATCGACCTGCAGGGCAAGGACGGCAAGCGCGCCCTGGTGGTGGCCGGCATCAAGCGCTGCGAAGAACTGCGGTTCGCCGAGTTCGTGTCCGCCTACGAGGACATCGTGCGGCGTGCCCGCGACGGCAAACTGACCGCCGAAGACTTTGGCGGCGTGACGATTTCGCTGACCAATCCGGGGACCATCGGAACGGTGCACTCGGTGCCGCGGTTGATGGCCGGCCAGGGCGCGATCATCGGTGTGGGCGCGATGGAATACCCCGCGGAGTTCCAGGGCGCCAGCGCCGAGCGGATCGCCGAACTGGGTATCGGCAAGCTGATCACGCTGACCTCCACCTACGACCACCGCATCATCCAGGGCGCCGAGTCCGGCGACTTCCTGCGTGCGATTCACGAGATGCTGCTCTCGGATGCCTTCTGGGACGAGATCTTCCGCGAGTTGGGCATCCCGTATCTGCCGATTCGGTGGAGCACCGACAACCCGGACTCGATCGTCGACAAGAACGCACGGGTGATGGAATTGATTGCGGCATACCGTAATCGCGGTCATCTGATGGCCGACATCGACCCGCTGCGGCTGGACACCACCCGGTTTCGGAGCCACCCTGACCTGGAGATCCTCAATCACGGCCTGACGCTGTGGGACCTCGACCGGGTGTTCAAGGTCAGCGGCTTCGCCGGCGCCGAGTACAAGAAACTGCGCGACGTGCTCGGGTTGCTGCGCGACGCGTACTGCCGCCACATCGGCGTGGAGTACACCCACATCCTGGATCCCGAACAGCAACGCTGGCTGGAACAGCGGGTCGAGACCAAGCACGTCAAACCCACCGTGGCGCAACAGAAATACATCCTGAGCCGGCTCAACGCGGCCGAGGCGTTCGAGACGTTCTTGCAGACCAAATACGTTGGGCAGAAACGATTCTCGCTGGAAGGCGCCGAGAGCGTGATCCCGATGATGGACGCGGCGATCGACCAGTGCGCCGAGCACGGTCTGGACGAAGTGGTGATCGGCATGCCGCACCGCGGCCGGCTCAACGTGCTGGCAAACATCGTCGGCAAGCCGTATTCGCAGATCTTCACCGAGTTCGAGGGCAACCTGAACCCGTCGCAGGCGCACGGCTCCGGCGACGTCAAGTACCACCTCGGTGCCACCGGGGTGTACCTGCAGATGTTCGGCGACAACGACATTCAGGTGTCGCTGACCGCCAACCCGTCGCACCTGGAGGCCGTCGACCCGGTGCTGGAGGGCCTGGTGCGGGCCAAGCAGGACCTGCTGAACCACGGCTCGGAGGACACCGACACCGAGAAGGCGTTCTCGGTGGTGCCGATGATGCTGCACGGCGACGCGGCGTTCGCGGGCCAGGGCGTGGTCGCCGAGACGCTGAACCTGGCGCACCTACCCGGCTACCGGGTGGGCGGCACCATCCACATCATCGTCAACAACCAGATCGGCTTCACCACCGCGCCGGAATACTCGCGATCCAGTGAGTACTGCACCGACGTGGCGAAGATGATCGGTGCCCCGATCTTCCACGTCAACGGCGACGACCCCGAGGCGTGCGTGTGGGTGGCGCAGCTGGCGGTCGATTTCCGGCAGCGGTTCCACAAAGACGTCATCATCGACATGCTCTGCTACCGGCGCCGCGGCCACAACGAGGGCGACGACCCGTCGATGACCAACCCCTACATGTACGACGTCGTGGACAACAAGCGCGGCGTCCGCAAGAGCTACACCGAAGCCCTGATCGGCCGCGGCGACATCTCCCTCAAAGAGGCCGAGGACGCCCTGCGCGACTACCAGGGTCAGCTCGAGCGGGTCTTCAACGAGGTCCGCGAGCTGGAGAAACACGGCGCCCAACCCAGCGAGTCGGTGGAATCCCACCAGATGCTCCCGGCCGGCCTGGACACTTCGGTGGACAAGGCGCTGCTGGCCCGCATCGGCGACGCCTTCCTGGCCGTCCCGGAAGGTTTCACCACGCACCCGCGGGTGCAGCCGGTGCTGGACAAGCGCCGCGAAATGGCCTACGAGGGCAAGGTCGACTGGGCCTTCGGTGAACTGCTGGTGATCGTGGTCGCAACACTGGTAGTTGGACCAACTGGTGCGGCTGTCAGAAAGACACCCGCCGCGGACCTTCTCATCCTCATTACGGTTTTAAACTGCTACTGCTGGAACACCCCGGTCGGAGTACCTGGTCTGCTGGTGTTGCTTTTCGGCTAACAAACACCGTCAACCCGGACGCGGTGGTGCTGTGGGAGGCGCAGTTCGGCGACTTCGTCAACGGCGCGCAGTCGATCATCGACGAGTTCATCAGCTCCGGCGAAGCCAAATGGGGCCAGCTGTCGACCGTGGTGCTGCTGCTGCCGCACGGCCACGAAGGGCAGGGCCCCGACCACACGTCCGGCCGCATCGAACGCTTCCTGCAGCTGTGGGCGGAAGGCTCGATGACGATCGCGGTGCCGTCCACACCGGCGAACTACTTCCACCTGTTGCGTCGGCACGCGATGGACGGGGTGATGCGGCCGCTGATCGTGTTCACGCCGAAGTCGATGTTGCGCAACAAGGCCGCGGTCAGCGACCTTCGGGATTTCACCGAGATGACGTTCCGCTCGGTGCTGGAAGAGCCCACCTACGAAGAGGGCATTGGCGACCGCGGCAAGGTCACTCGGATTCTGCTGACCTGCGGCAAGCTCTACTACGAACTGGCCGCCCGCAAGGCCAAGGACAACCGCGACGACATCGCGATCGTCCGCATCGAACAGCTCGCGCCGCTGCCCCGGCGCCGGCTGGCCGAGACGCTGCACCGCTACGAGAACGCCAAGGAATTCTTCTGGGTGCAGGAGGAGCCAGCCAATCAGGGTGCGTGGCCGTCGCTGGGGCTGACGTTGCCCGAGGTGCTGCCCGATCTGCTGGCTGGGATCAAGCGGGTGTCGCGCCGCGCGATGTCGGCGCCGTCGTCGGGTTCGTCGAAGGTGCACGCGGTGGAGCAACAAGAGATCCTCGACTCCGCTTTCGCCTGACGACGATGCGCGCCGCGCAGCGGGGTGCGGAGGAGTCAGGCAGTCGGACCCCGCCTGACGACGATGCGCGCCGCGCAGCGGGGTGCGGAGGAGTCAGGCAATCAGGCCCCGCCTGACGACGATGCGCGCCGCGCAGCGGGGTGCGGCGTCCAAGGTTCACTCTGCGCCGAGGGCGCGAAAGTTCGAGTAGAGCCCACCGCCAGCGCAGAATGAACGCCCCTGCAGATCCCCGGACCGGCGGTACCGCTAGCCTCGAGCCCGGGCCAACACGAGGGGAGCACGCTCATGCAGGGATTCGCCGGAAAAGTAGCCGTGGTGACCGGCGCGGGTTCGGGCATCGGGCAGGCACTCGCCCTGGAGCTGGGCCGTTCGGGCGCCAGCGTGGCGATCTGCGACGTCGACGCCGAGGGGCTGGCCCAGACCGAGGAGCAGCTCAAGGCGATCGGGGTGCAGGTCAAGGCGGATCGCCTCGACGTCACCGAACGCGAACGCTTCCTGCTCTACGCCGACGAGGTCAAGGACCACTTCGGCAAGGTGAACCAGATCTACAACAACGCCGGCATCGGCCACACCGGTGACGTCGAGGTCGAGCAGTTCAAAGACATCGAGCGGGTCATGGACGTCGACTTCTGGGGGGTGGTGAACGGCACCAAAGCCTTTCTCCCCCATCTGATCGCCTCCGGCGACGGACACGTCGTCAACATCTCCAGCGTGTTCGGCTTGTTCTCGGTGCCGGGCTACTCCGCCTACAACTCGGCCAAGTTCGCGGTTCGCGGCTACACCGAGGCACTGCGCCAGGAGATGCGGCTGCACGGTCACCCGGTGGGCGTCACGACGGTGCACCCGGGCGGCATCAAGACTGCGATCGCTCGCAACGCCACCGTCGCCGAGGGGCTGGACCGTGACGAGCTGGCCCAGCTGTTCGACAAGCGGCTGGCCAACACCAGCCCGCAGCGGGCGGCCAAGATCATCCTGGCTGCGGTGCGCAAGAACAAAGCGCGCGTGCTGGTGGGTCCCGACGCAGTCGTGCTGGATCTGATGGTCCGGGTCGCCGGTCCCGGTTACCAGCGGATCGTGGAGTTGGTGACCGGCCGAATTCTGCCTAAGCCCTGACTCGGCGCTGCACCAGCCGTACTAGAAGCGGACTCAATGGGTATACGAACCGTCATGACATCCCCGCAACCAGGAACCGACCCCGTCGAAGAAGAAGTTCTCGCGCCGGCGACGCCCACCGCGCAAGGGCTGCCGCTGGGCGACGAGGACGAAGATCCCGACACCCTGGGCAAGTAACGCATCAGCGCCCCAGCGGATGCTCCCCCAGCCACGCATCCGCCACCACCTGCGGGTCGGCGCCGGTAGCCACCTTGCGGCGCATCTCGGCCAGGGCTTCGGTGTCCAGCACGCCGGCGATCTCGTTGATGGCCAGCAGTTGCCGGGTGCTCAGCACGTTGCGCCGGTAGAGCGGCACGACGTTCTCCGCCTGGATCAGTGCGGGTTTGTTGTCGGCCAGCGAGACCACGTCCGCTGGGATGGCCGGGTCAGCGGTGGTGGCCCAGGCCGCGGTCAGCTCACCTGATCGCAGGGCCGCGAACATCGTTGCGTCATCGGCGAATTCACGCGTGGCGGACAGCCGGCACGAACCCACATTGACCGGGGGCCGACGGCCGGCCACACTGCCGACCCGCAACTCGGCGCACCGGCCCGGCACCAGGCTCAGATCGTTGCCGCCCCACGCCGCGGCGGTGGAGCCGGTGACGATCAGCACGGGTTTGTCCTCGGCCGCGGTGGCGTAGTCGCCCGCCGCAATCCCTTCGGGCAGGGCCGCGTTCAGCGCGCGGTAGACGGGGCCGTCCGCGTTGGGCGAGTCGTCGGACCGATCCGCGGCACCCGGGTGGGCCGCCGGGCCGGGTTGTCCGGCGGCCCCGGGCTGCAGCGTCTGCAACACCCTGCCGGTGTAACCGGGGACGATGGTGAAAGCCCCCGCATCCAGCTTGGCCATCGGGTCCTCGGCGGTTTCGCTGTGCGCGGCAAAGCCATAGGACCTCAGCGCCGAAACATAAAGAGCAGCAAGAATTTTGGCGTCGCCGTCAGGTCGGGAGCCAACCACCAGGTCCCGATTCCCAGTGCTGCGCGAACACCCGGCCAGAGCGAGCACCAGGGCCAGCAGCAGCGCGGCCGGCCGACCGACGCTCACCCCTAGTCGGAGAAGTCGGCGGCCAGCGCCACCGCGGCGGCCACCGCATCCCCGACACGGCGGTCCAGCGGGCTCGGCACGATGCGGTCGAGCGCGAGGTCCTCGCTGGCCACCGCGTGAATCGCCGCGGCGGCGGCCACCATCATCTGCTGGGTGATGCGGCGCGCTCCGACGTCCAGGGCGCCGCGGAAAATGCCCGGGAAGGCCAGCACGTTGTTGATCTGGTTCGGGAAGTCGCTGCGCCCGGTGGCCACCACGGCCGCGTACTTGGCCGCGACATCGGGGTGGATCTCGGGGTCGGGATTGGACAGCGCGAACACGATCGCATCCGGTGCCATGGTGGCGATCAGCTGTTCGGGCACCAGTCCGCCGGACACGCCGAGAAAGACGTCGGCGCCGTCGAGCGCCTCGACGAGTCCGCCGGTGCGGCCGGCCGGGTTGGTGCGCCGGGCCAGCTCGTTTTTGACGCTGTTCATGTCGTCGCGGCCGCTGTGCACGATGCCCCGCGAATCGAGCACCGTGATATCCGAAACCCCCATGGCCAGAAGGAGATTCGTGCATGCGACACCCGCCGCGCCAGCCCCGGAGACCACCACCCGGACCGAGGACATGTCCCGGCCGAGCACCTTGGTGGCACCCATCAGTGCGGCGAGCGCGACGATCGCCGTGCCGTGCTGGTCGTCGTGCATCACCGGGCAGTCCAGCGCCTCGATGACGCGTCGCTCGATTTCGAAGCAGCGCGGCGCCGAGATGTCCTCGAGGTTGACCGCACCGAAGGTGGGCCGCAGCCGGATCAGCGTTTCGACGATCTCGTCGGGATCCTTGGTTTCCAGCACGATGGGGATCGCGTTGAGGCCGCCGAACTCCTTGAACAGCGCGCACTTGCCTTCCATCACCGGCAGCGACGCCGCAGCGCCGATGTCACCGAGCCCCAGCACCGCGCTGCCGT
The nucleotide sequence above comes from Mycobacterium kiyosense. Encoded proteins:
- a CDS encoding hypothetical protein (frameshifted, insertion at around 4907420), translating into MEPAKSTAAAGNGAPTKTETTAAEPAKSKATGPQPGEGEDVQVLRGAAAAVVKNMSASLDVPTATSVRAIPAKLLIDNRIVINNQLKRTRGGKISFTHLLGYALVQAIKQFPNMNRHYAEIDGKPNAVTPAHTNLGLAIDLQGKDGKRALVVAGIKRCEELRFAEFVSAYEDIVRRARDGKLTAEDFGGVTISLTNPGTIGTVHSVPRLMAGQGAIIGVGAMEYPAEFQGASAERIAELGIGKLITLTSTYDHRIIQGAESGDFLRAIHEMLLSDAFWDEIFRELGIPYLPIRWSTDNPDSIVDKNARVMELIAAYRNRGHLMADIDPLRLDTTRFRSHPDLEILNHGLTLWDLDRVFKVSGFAGAEYKKLRDVLGLLRDAYCRHIGVEYTHILDPEQQRWLEQRVETKHVKPTVAQQKYILSRLNAAEAFETFLQTKYVGQKRFSLEGAESVIPMMDAAIDQCAEHGLDEVVIGMPHRGRLNVLANIVGKPYSQIFTEFEGNLNPSQAHGSGDVKYHLGATGVYLQMFGDNDIQVSLTANPSHLEAVDPVLEGLVRAKQDLLNHGSEDTDTEKAFSVVPMMLHGDAAFAGQGVVAETLNLAHLPGYRVGGTIHIIVNNQIGFTTAPEYSRSSEYCTDVAKMIGAPIFHVNGDDPEACVWVAQLAVDFRQRFHKDVIIDMLCYRRRGHNEGDDPSMTNPYMYDVVDNKRGVRKSYTEALIGRGDISLKEAEDALRDYQGQLERVFNEVRELEKHGAQPSESVESHQMLPAGLDTSVDKALLARIGDAFLAVPEGFTTHPRVQPVLDKRREMAYEGKVDWAFGELLVIVVATLVVGPTGAAVRKTPAADLLILITVLNCYCWNTPVGVPGLLVLLFG
- a CDS encoding acetoin dehydrogenase; amino-acid sequence: MQGFAGKVAVVTGAGSGIGQALALELGRSGASVAICDVDAEGLAQTEEQLKAIGVQVKADRLDVTERERFLLYADEVKDHFGKVNQIYNNAGIGHTGDVEVEQFKDIERVMDVDFWGVVNGTKAFLPHLIASGDGHVVNISSVFGLFSVPGYSAYNSAKFAVRGYTEALRQEMRLHGHPVGVTTVHPGGIKTAIARNATVAEGLDRDELAQLFDKRLANTSPQRAAKIILAAVRKNKARVLVGPDAVVLDLMVRVAGPGYQRIVELVTGRILPKP
- the lpqZ gene encoding hypothetical protein, which produces MSVGRPAALLLALVLALAGCSRSTGNRDLVVGSRPDGDAKILAALYVSALRSYGFAAHSETAEDPMAKLDAGAFTIVPGYTGRVLQTLQPGAAGQPGPAAHPGAADRSDDSPNADGPVYRALNAALPEGIAAGDYATAAEDKPVLIVTGSTAAAWGGNDLSLVPGRCAELRVGSVAGRRPPVNVGSCRLSATREFADDATMFAALRSGELTAAWATTADPAIPADVVSLADNKPALIQAENVVPLYRRNVLSTRQLLAINEIAGVLDTEALAEMRRKVATGADPQVVADAWLGEHPLGR
- a CDS encoding malate dehydrogenase, which translates into the protein MSETLESPRVDITDDEIFAAHEGGKLSVGLTSPLDTQRALSLAYTPGVAQVSRAIATDRTLAARYTWANRLVAVVSDGSAVLGLGDIGAAASLPVMEGKCALFKEFGGLNAIPIVLETKDPDEIVETLIRLRPTFGAVNLEDISAPRCFEIERRVIEALDCPVMHDDQHGTAIVALAALMGATKVLGRDMSSVRVVVSGAGAAGVACTNLLLAMGVSDITVLDSRGIVHSGRDDMNSVKNELARRTNPAGRTGGLVEALDGADVFLGVSGGLVPEQLIATMAPDAIVFALSNPDPEIHPDVAAKYAAVVATGRSDFPNQINNVLAFPGIFRGALDVGARRITQQMMVAAAAAIHAVASEDLALDRIVPSPLDRRVGDAVAAAVALAADFSD